The following is a genomic window from Geobacillus subterraneus.
CTGGACAAAGAATTGGAAAAACGAGGGCACAAATTTGTACGGTATGCGGATGACTGCAATATCTACGTAAGGACGAAGAAGGCCGGGGAACGGGTGATGAAATCGATCACGGCATTCATTGAAAAGAAACTCCGGCTGAAAGTCAATGAAACCAAATCGGCAGTGGATCGACCGTGGAGGAGAAAATTCCTCGGTTTTAGCTTCACCCCAAATAAGGAGCCAAAAATCCGGATCGCAAAGGAAAGTATTCGGCGCATGAAGCAAAGGATACGCACCATGACGAGTCGATCGAAACCGATTCCCATGCCCGAGCGAATCGAACAGCTCAACCAGTACATTCTGGGATGGTGTGGATACTTCTCGTTAGCAGAGACTCCAAGTGTGTTCAAAGAACTAGATGGATGGATTCGACGAAGGCTGCGCATGTGCCAATGGAAAGAGTGGAAACTTCCGAGAACCAGAGTCCGAAAACTGCAAAGTTTAGGAGTGCCCAAGCGGAAAGCATATGAATGGGGAAACACTCGGAAGAAATATTGGAGAGTGGCCGCTAGTCCCATCTTGCATAAAGCCCTTGGCAACTCCTATTGGGAGAGCCAAGGGCTGAAGAGTCTTTATCAACGATATGAATCTCTGCGTCAGACTTAATGGAACCGCCGTATACCGAACGGTACGTACGGTGGTGTGAGAGGACGAGGGTTAGTCACCCTCTCCTACTCGATTCCTTTTCCATGCCAGGCGGCTCTGTTCAGCCGCGCCCGGTCTTCCTGTTTAGCTCTGGACTTTTTCAAGCGCCAATTTGATGCCGAACCCGATCATCACCGCGCCCGTGATGCCTTCGATCCATTTCTTCGTTTTCGGCCGCTTCATGAAATCGCTGATATAATGGATGAAGGAAATGTAAAACAAAAACCATATCGCGGTCATCGCCGTATAAGCCGCCCCCATCAGGAGAAACGGAACAAAGGAGTGCGAGCCCGGTGCTACGAATTGCGGCAAAAAGGTTAAGAAAAAGGCCGCCACTTTCGGATTTAAGAAATCGGTCAGAAACCCTTGCTTGAAGCAGGCGGTATGTTCTCCTCCTCCTCTGATGTCCGTTTCCACACTGGGGGCTTCGCCTTTTTTCATGACCCCATATAATGCCTTAACGCCTAAATACGTTAAGTACACAGCACCCACATACTTCAGGATCGAAAACAGCAAGGCCGATTGCATAATGACGGCGGAAAGCCCGAGCGACGCCGCGGCGGTGTGGAGAAACAAGGCGCAGCAAACCCCTAGTGCGGTTTTCAAGCCGCCGATCTTCCCTGCGGAAATGGTGTTTTTGGTCACCACCGCTGTGTCGGGGCCGGGCAGCACAATCAAAAATATCGATAAGAGAAGAAACGGGTACAGATGGATCATTGGACAGCCCTCCCATTGTCAGAATGTTTCGATGGGTATCATTGTATCGCAATCGTTCCTCGATTGTAAATTATGGACGTTATGAATCTATGAACTGACATTGCCCTTGATGGTGCGGCGGTCATTTTTATTTCGCGCCGCCCGCGCTTATGGTATAGTGAAGATAGCTGGAAATCGAACGAATTGGTGATCGTGATGATTTACATCGGACTGACTGGTTGGGGGGATCATGACAACCTCTATCCGCCAGGTCTTGCGGCGAAAGACAAGTTGCTGGAATACGCGGCCCATTTTCCAACGGTCGAGGTCGATTCGTATTTTTACGCCATTCAACCGCGGACGAACGTGGAAAAATGGATTCGCGAAACGCCGCCGTCGTTTCAGTTTATCGTGAAGGCCTACCAAGGGATGACCGGGCATGAGCGCGGCCCGATTCCATATGAGAACAAGGAAGAGATGTTTGCGGCGTTTTTGGAGTCTGTGGCGCCGTTTCAAGAGGCGGGCAAGCTGGCGATGGTGCTGTTTCAGTTTCCGCCGTGGTTTGACTGCCGGCGCGAGCATGTCGCCTACTTGCGCTCGGTCAAGGCGCGGATGGGAGCGGTGCCTGTCGCCTTGGAGTTTCGTCATCAGTCGTGGTTTTCGCCCCGGTTTTACGATAAAACGCTCCGTTTTATGGAAGAGGAAGGATGGATTCACAGCATCTGCGATGAGCCGCAAGCGGGGGAAGGGTCGGTGCCGACCGTGTTGCATCCGACTGATCAGGAAAAGACGCTCATCCGCCTGCACGGGCGCAATGTGCACGGCTGGAACAAGGCGACGGCCGGAGAGAACTGGCGGGCGGTCCGCTATTTGTACCGCTACAATGAGCGCGAGCTAAGCGAATGGGCGAATCATATCAAGGCATTAATGGGAAAGACGGCACATATTTATGTGTTGTTTAACAACAATTCCGGCGGGGATGCCGCCGACAACGCCAAGCAGTTGATCGATTTGCTTGGCATTGAGTACAAAGGGCTTGCGCCGCGCCAGCTCGGGTTGTTTTGAAGAGGGGGAGGCAAGATGGCTTATGCGTTGCTTCTGTTCATCGGGTTTGTCGCCGGAACGCTCGGGAGCTTGGCCGGCCTCGGCGGCGGGGTGATCATCGTGCCGGCGCTGTTATTTTTCGGCGCCCTTGGCTGGCTCGCGGCGGTGACGCCGCAAGTGGCGGTTGGCACGTCGCTTGTTGTTATTATTTTTAATGGTTTGTCATCGACATTGTCATATATGAAAGATAAAATGGTTGATTACCGAAGCGGGCTGCTGTTTTGCCTCGGCAGTATTCCCGGGACGGTTCTCGGCGCGTGGGTGAACAATACGCTCAGCGTCGCCCATTTTTCATTGTATTTTGGGCTGTTTTTAATCGCCATGTCGCTCTTTTTGTCGTTGAGCCAAAAGAAAACGAAGCCGCGGGCATCGGAAGAGGGCGCGGCGGCAAAGGAAAACGGGCTGGAGCCGGATGCCTTCGCCCCAGAACGAAAGGAAACGGCCCATCCGCCGTGGTGGAGGCGAAAAGTAGTGCGCACGTACACCGGACGGAACGGGGAAATGGCCGTGTACGGCTATCATCCGGTTGCGGCGGTCGCCATCGCGTTTGTCGTCGGCTTTTTCGGCGGGCTGTTTGGCATTGGCGGCGGCTCGCTCATGGTGCCGGCGATGATCGTGCTGTTTCGCTTTCCGCCCCATGTGGCGGTGGCGACGTCGATGTTGATGATTTTCCTGTCCTCCCTCATCGGTTCGCTCACCCATGTCGCGATGGGAAACGTGCAATGGCCGTTTGCCCTTGCCCTCATTCCCGGGGTGTGGATCGGCGCGAAAACAGGGGCGTGGATCAATAAGCGGATGCCGAGCCGGACGCTTGTCGTCGTGCTGCGGCTAGTGCTTGTGCTGCTCGGGGCCCGGCTTGTATGGGAAAGTTTGGCGTAATGGAAGGAGGGGCGCGCGTTTTGAAGCAAACTATCTACATTTATCATACGAACGACGTGCATAGCCATTTTGAACATTGGCCGCAAATCGCCCGCTTTTTGTCGGAACGGAGACGGGAACATCGCGCCCGCAACGAGGCGATGCTGTTGTTTGACGTCGGCGATTTTCTCGATCGCGTGCACCCGATTACCGAGGCGACGCGCGGAAAAGCGAATGTGGATTTGTTGAATGATCTCGGCTATGATGCGGTGACGATCGGCAACAATGAAGGAATCACGCTTGATTACGACGAGCTTGATACGCTGTACGAGCGGGCTCGGTTTCCGGTTGTGGTCGCCAATTTGTTCCGCCGCAACGGCGAGCGGCCGCATTGGGCGCTTCCGTATGTCGTTATCCCGGCGACAGAGACGTTCCGCATCGGCGTAGTCGGTGCCACCGCCCCCTTTTCCCATTTTTACGAGTTGCTTGGCTGGAAAATTGCCCCACCGTTTGATTTGTTGGCCGCAGCGGTGGAGGAAGTGAAACGAAAAGCTGATTGCGTCGTCGTCTTATCCCATCTTGGGGTGAATGAAGATGAAAAAATCGCTGCGACGATTCCGGGCGTGGATATTGTGTTGGGCGCTCATACCCACCATGTGTTTCCAGAAGGCAAGGAAGTAAACGGTGCGCTTCTTTGCGCGGCTGGGAAATACGGACAATATGTCGGCGTCGTTAAGCTGGAAGTGGAAGGGCGACGTCTTGGGCGGGCGTCTGCGAAGGTGGTGGATGCTGGTGTGATGCCGTTTTCCGAAGAAGTGGCGTGCCGCCTTCGCTCCCTTGAACAGAAAAGTTTGGCGCGGCTTGAAGCGGAACAAGTCGCTGTGCTCCATGATGACTTGCCGCTTGACTGGTTCGCTCCGTCGCCGCTTGCCCGTTTGCTTGCGTCTGCGCTGCGCGAATGGTGCCAGGCCGACATCGGCATGGTCAACGCCGGCGTGTTGCTTGAACCGCTGTCAAAAGGACCGGTGACGAAAAAAGATGTGCATCGCATTTGCCCGCATCCGCTCAACCCGTGCAAGGTGAAGCTGCGCGGCGCGGAGCTCAAAGAGATTATCCTTGAGGCCAATACGGAACGGATGAAGCATTTGCGGTTTAAAGGGTTCGGCTTCCGCGGCGAAGTGATGGGGGAAATGGTGTACGACGGCGTCGAGATCGAAACGGAGCTGGAAGAAGACGGCGCCTGGCATATCCGCGCCATTCGAATCAACGGCGAGCCGCTCGAGCCGGAGCGCACCTATGACGTGGCGACGACCGACATGTTTGCCATTGGTCATTTTTACCCGCAAATTCAGCGGGCGGCGGAGAAAACGTACTATATGCCGGAGTTTTTGCGCGATCTTCTCGCCTGGAAATTGGCCCAATAGGCAGGCACTTCTTTTTCCATGCTTCATACATTGGAGTATGGAAAGGAGAGTGACTGCGGCGATGGTGGAAGTGACGCCGATCATCATTGACGGGTATCCGTTGATTGCCGTATCTGTGAAGCTGCCAAAGACGAATTTGCTGGCGGTGGCGAGCGACAAAGGATATATTATGTGCGGGGCGCTCGATGTCGCCTTATTGAACGAAAAGCTGCGCGACCGCGGCATCATCGCCGGCCGGGCGGTCGGGGTGCGCACGATCGAACAGCTGCTTGAAGCACCGCTCGAGTCGGTGACAATCGCCGCCCGAGAGCTTGGCATTGAACCGGGAATGAAAGGGAAAGACGCGCTGTTGAAAATGCGGTGAAAAAATCCCTCCTTGCAAGCATACATATAGCTTGTAAAGGAGGGATTTGTATTTTGGTGCGCCCCCGGTTGCTGCGAAGAGGCCCGCTCCCGTTCCGCTACGTGTTTTTATTGACGTTCGTTTTTTTTATGTTTTCAACGGCGGCAAGCCTTTGGATTGTGAATAAAGGCATGAAGCCCGTGCTGCTGGAAATAGCTGAAACGGAAACGAAGCGGATCGCCAATTTAGTGATCAACAATGCGTTGGAACAACAGTTCAGCAAAGAAAATCCTGAATTCCAGAAAATTGTCACCCTTCAACAAGATCAGAACGGCAAAGTCGTGTCTGTCGATTTCAACACAGAAATCATCAACCGCATTTTAGAAGAAACAGACGATCATGTGATGGAAAGCTTGAAGGCGGCGACAGAGGGGCGGATTGAACGCATGGTGCTCCCTGAAGTCGAATCCGGTCAAGGGAACAGCCGCGGCATCATTTACTACATCCCGCTCGGGCAAGTGACGAACAACGCACTGTTAGCCAACCTCGGCCCGCGCATTCCGGTCCAGTTTCAAATCGTCGGCAACGTCGATTCCGAAGTGACGAAACAAATTCATGCGTATGACATCAACAATTTTTTTATTGAAGTGGATATTCATGTTGCTGTCGATATTCAAGTGATCATCCCGTTTGCTTCAAAAATTTCCACTGTGACAAGCGACATTCCGCTTGTTATGCGCTTCATTCCAGGAGAAGTGCCGCAATTTTATAACAAAGGAAGCGGTCCTGTTGGCCCTTCACTTCAGCTGCCAACACGCTAGAGAGGGAAAT
Proteins encoded in this region:
- a CDS encoding bifunctional metallophosphatase/5'-nucleotidase, producing MKQTIYIYHTNDVHSHFEHWPQIARFLSERRREHRARNEAMLLFDVGDFLDRVHPITEATRGKANVDLLNDLGYDAVTIGNNEGITLDYDELDTLYERARFPVVVANLFRRNGERPHWALPYVVIPATETFRIGVVGATAPFSHFYELLGWKIAPPFDLLAAAVEEVKRKADCVVVLSHLGVNEDEKIAATIPGVDIVLGAHTHHVFPEGKEVNGALLCAAGKYGQYVGVVKLEVEGRRLGRASAKVVDAGVMPFSEEVACRLRSLEQKSLARLEAEQVAVLHDDLPLDWFAPSPLARLLASALREWCQADIGMVNAGVLLEPLSKGPVTKKDVHRICPHPLNPCKVKLRGAELKEIILEANTERMKHLRFKGFGFRGEVMGEMVYDGVEIETELEEDGAWHIRAIRINGEPLEPERTYDVATTDMFAIGHFYPQIQRAAEKTYYMPEFLRDLLAWKLAQ
- a CDS encoding DUF72 domain-containing protein, which encodes MIYIGLTGWGDHDNLYPPGLAAKDKLLEYAAHFPTVEVDSYFYAIQPRTNVEKWIRETPPSFQFIVKAYQGMTGHERGPIPYENKEEMFAAFLESVAPFQEAGKLAMVLFQFPPWFDCRREHVAYLRSVKARMGAVPVALEFRHQSWFSPRFYDKTLRFMEEEGWIHSICDEPQAGEGSVPTVLHPTDQEKTLIRLHGRNVHGWNKATAGENWRAVRYLYRYNERELSEWANHIKALMGKTAHIYVLFNNNSGGDAADNAKQLIDLLGIEYKGLAPRQLGLF
- a CDS encoding LysE family translocator, encoding MIHLYPFLLLSIFLIVLPGPDTAVVTKNTISAGKIGGLKTALGVCCALFLHTAAASLGLSAVIMQSALLFSILKYVGAVYLTYLGVKALYGVMKKGEAPSVETDIRGGGEHTACFKQGFLTDFLNPKVAAFFLTFLPQFVAPGSHSFVPFLLMGAAYTAMTAIWFLFYISFIHYISDFMKRPKTKKWIEGITGAVMIGFGIKLALEKVQS
- a CDS encoding sulfite exporter TauE/SafE family protein, producing the protein MAYALLLFIGFVAGTLGSLAGLGGGVIIVPALLFFGALGWLAAVTPQVAVGTSLVVIIFNGLSSTLSYMKDKMVDYRSGLLFCLGSIPGTVLGAWVNNTLSVAHFSLYFGLFLIAMSLFLSLSQKKTKPRASEEGAAAKENGLEPDAFAPERKETAHPPWWRRKVVRTYTGRNGEMAVYGYHPVAAVAIAFVVGFFGGLFGIGGGSLMVPAMIVLFRFPPHVAVATSMLMIFLSSLIGSLTHVAMGNVQWPFALALIPGVWIGAKTGAWINKRMPSRTLVVVLRLVLVLLGARLVWESLA
- the yunB gene encoding sporulation protein YunB, which codes for MVRPRLLRRGPLPFRYVFLLTFVFFMFSTAASLWIVNKGMKPVLLEIAETETKRIANLVINNALEQQFSKENPEFQKIVTLQQDQNGKVVSVDFNTEIINRILEETDDHVMESLKAATEGRIERMVLPEVESGQGNSRGIIYYIPLGQVTNNALLANLGPRIPVQFQIVGNVDSEVTKQIHAYDINNFFIEVDIHVAVDIQVIIPFASKISTVTSDIPLVMRFIPGEVPQFYNKGSGPVGPSLQLPTR
- the ltrA gene encoding group II intron reverse transcriptase/maturase, with the translated sequence MWMKQVLSRENLLRALKQVEKNKGSHGTDGMSVKDLRRHLVEHWDVIRRALEEGTYEPCPVRRVEIPKPNGGVRLLGIPTVTDRFIQQAIAQVLTPIFDPSFSEHSYGFRPGRRGHDAVKKAKQYIQEGYTWVVDIDLEKFFDRVNHDKLMGILAKRIPDKILLKLIRKYLQAGVMINGVVMETQEGTPQGGPLSPLLSNILLDELDKELEKRGHKFVRYADDCNIYVRTKKAGERVMKSITAFIEKKLRLKVNETKSAVDRPWRRKFLGFSFTPNKEPKIRIAKESIRRMKQRIRTMTSRSKPIPMPERIEQLNQYILGWCGYFSLAETPSVFKELDGWIRRRLRMCQWKEWKLPRTRVRKLQSLGVPKRKAYEWGNTRKKYWRVAASPILHKALGNSYWESQGLKSLYQRYESLRQT
- a CDS encoding YunC family protein; the protein is MVEVTPIIIDGYPLIAVSVKLPKTNLLAVASDKGYIMCGALDVALLNEKLRDRGIIAGRAVGVRTIEQLLEAPLESVTIAARELGIEPGMKGKDALLKMR